CAGATAGTTTTAAATACAAGTTCATCAGAGTCAATATTAGCGATAAACGATAAGGAggaatataacaaaaaatcaaGTTTGTACGAGTTTGCTATTTATTTCGTAACACTGGTTGATTTctcaatcaaaatttttattttcatgaaGAAACATAACTTTGTGtcgattttttataaagatcaTCAAAGTTTTAGTCCGcttagtttaattatttaacaaatatttttgtcgaaaaatcgatatttgcTAATTTACGTTTTGCATTCATCGACAAatcactatttttatttacacatttaatCTACCTGTCATTATAGAAGCAATATTTGATTACCTTGTAATGTAAGATCGAGATGCACTTATAATTCAGTTGCTAATGCGGAGATGTTCACACTAACACTGTAGGTTCACATGTAGCAGAAGCAGATTACCGCAAATCCATTTATGTTCTTCTTCCCCTTCTTCTTATCGATGATTCTCGcggcattttttttctttttttttctgctcttacgcatatatgtatattggcgatcttttctttttatccatTACAGATTCATTCTTATCACATACATTTCTCAGTAATTTTAGATTGCAGTTTGTCATTGACGTAAGTGTAAGAGTACTTAATTCTCGTAttcgatatataatattatattctattgcTAGTATGCATGTCTGTCTTTTTGTAAGCTCAAAGTTATGAATTATATTACCTTTTGTGAAGTTAAACAGTTTTGTCTAAATAACGTGTTGAAACAGCACTTTGGAAAGACGTCTagtctattataaaaattgaaaaaattattctttgtaCATAAATAAACGATATCATGAAGATTTATGTTCTTATAAATTCGTTTCTCTaatgagttaaattaattacgtgGAAAAATCTATTACATTATgtagaaaagagaaatatgtCTTACAAAAGGCaagtttaaaaacaaaatattgtatgCTATTAGGAAATGTGATGGATAGTCATTATTATtgcttaaattaattatatcgcaaATTGATCATGCTtcaaacataatatttaaataaaatccgAGTAATCACATCCGCTTGGATCAGTTATACTCAACACACCTTGATAAATAGCATGAGGCATCATTTTGctcatacatatatttatgtacgTTAACTCTACGACTTCCAGGTAGTGGCAACCAGTAGTGGCAACACTTTCCATATTTAGGTTGATGTGTCATTGATTAGATCATTCTGAATTTGTAGCATCCTTATCGTAACGATCAGACTCGCTTTTAATTAGTAATACTAATTTCCTGTTACGTAAAGGCCGTAACTTTTCCAatgttatttgcatttttgtccttgtattttattagaatgtgACAAtagtgtatttttataaagaaaatcgaaaaatagaATACTCGCAGAAACAAATGAGCGATGGCCTACTTATTATAGAAATGACCTTCCTGGAATATGAACCGCGATCTTTTATCATGCTAAGGGTGAATACTATATCGTAAATAATGTATCGTTCTATATGATAGCGACCTCAATATATGGGTGTCATTGAAACTGTCGGGATTTCCCATTAAATGGCAATGAGAGATGGGAATTACGTATCCATATGCATGTAAAGATTTACATTAAATGACAACTATTTATCTTTCTgaatatttagtaaatatttttatattatttattcatttgttccattttttgtatcttattatttatcgttgaaaagttatcgaaataaatggattttatatatctacaCACAGTTACattgagatatttatataagaataaaatttaggTGAAGGTGTGTGTGTGACCTCTCTCTTTTGTAACTTGATGctgctttttatttaatctaaataatgcattatattataataaaagctGTCAATAATATCAGaacatttctaatattttggcataaaaatgaaaaaaaattcacctTTGATGCGATTGCTTCGTAAactaacaaaagaaataattataataattatcaaattgaaaataattatctaaagtTTTGCGCACGCGTCCTTTTGTCGATCAATTTCAAACGCGTTTCATGAAATTTCATACTTGTACACGTATCGGAACTCTGACGACCTGTGATGCTCTGACCTCTCGATAGACATTGACCTGTAGATACGtacaagatttttaatttctcggAAATATGAAATGTATGATTAATACTTGTGGTAAACAGAGTATGATGCCGAGTAATTGCGAAAATATCTGTGGAAAAACTGAGAAAAACATGACgggtttaattataaaatagataaaatatatataagaataaaaagcaACACTATACATTATTGTActaaatattgtcaaaaataattgaattttttaataggaTTTTTTATCGATCATTTTAGCGATCATATAACAGATTTTAAATCAAACgatgatgtatttttataaaatcgttgttatatatctaaaaaactTGAATGCacttaatgataataatttttaattattttaaaacattgcaAGCTTATCTCTTTAAAAGCTTGCactcatattatataatgcatatgtataatatgcaattatataaatcgtGTGTAATCTCGATTTAGTtacattatacaaaatatttcgcgCAGTGATTGATATACTTATTACCgcacaattgcaaaattcttgGAGCAAACAATTGATACAACGGTAATCAATAACAATGTATGTTTCAGAAACTTAACACAACGATACGACTCTTCAATAGATCAGACTATTATACAGTGCATGGAAGTGACGCTCTGTTTGCTGCacagcaaatatttaaaacaacatCTGTTTGCAAAATGATCGGAGCTGGTAAGCATCATTTATTGTAGACATTGAAGAATTTTGTTCTTAACTCACACATTATTTAGCACATTTTTTTAAggcaatataatttgattataataaataataggaaATGTTATAGTTACAGTAGAATAAAATTCCTACATTAGAGTTCCATTTAGATTCaacatacataataaaattaatatctttttattcttttacagAGCCGAATAAAACGGAAGGTGTTATTCTCAATAAAGGCCATTTCGAGACATTTGTACGCGATTTGTTGTTAGTAAAGCAGTACAGAGTTGAAGTTTATGTTAATCAAGGCTCCGCGAAAAATCAAAACTGGATCTTAGAGTACAAAGGTTCACCCGGCAATCTATCTCATTTCGAAGATATCTTATTCGGCAATAATGACATAGCCGTGGGCGTATCCGTAATAGCTGTGAGATTGGGTACAGAAGGAAAGTCCAGAGTGAGTGTTGCGTatgattaatgtatatttttctattgaaaaGCAACTTTACGCTGTGCGATAAGATGCcaacgtaataatttatacttagttatattaaatttgatctaTTTCTCAATGAGTTTGTTATGTACATACAGATATATATCTAATctaatatacaatacatatattgtgcatcgtaaagttgtatatatcatatatgGTACAATCAaagattataatgttataaaatagcTCTTTTtccataatatattaaaattattaatgtattgtaGGTCGTCGGTTTAAGTTGCATCGACGTCGTTTCAACTTTAATTTCAGTCACTGAATTTCAAGACACCGAGTCATTTTCGAATCTAGAGTCACTCGTTGTAACTCTCGCTCCAAAGGAATGCTTATTGATTCAAGGAGAAGGCAGTTATGAATTTCAAACTCTTAAACAGGTATGTATTTAAGGTTTGATGAGATTTTGTCGCACATTATGCATGATGATAATAAAAgcaagatatattaatataatacgtTGCAATTCTTTTCAGCTGATAGAAAGAAGCAACGTGATGGTAActttaagaaagaaaagtgAATTTTCCAGCGATTCGATCGTAGATGATTTAAACacgttgataaaatttaagaaaggGCAGAAACAAAATGCGCAGTCAATACCAGAAATTAACTTAAATCTGGCTATGTCTGCTACATCTGctctcattaaatatttagatgtgagtattattataattttatttagaagaTCTTTTAGAGGATGTTGCGTTTTTACtctatctaattttatatatatatgtatacaatgtTGATGTTTTTTcctgataaattaataaaaaattattagcgtagcataaaaatatttgacacaattttgagaaaaacatcctgtttttcaattaatacaaaaataaaaaagtaaataataacttttatctaCAGTAAAACGTAAAAAAGGTGGATAAGTTgattactaaaatttatatttaagattatatGTCTTCGAGATTACTGTGTTcttatgcaataatattttgttagttAACATCGGATGAAGGTCATATGAATCAATTTACCATAAATCAAGTGGAACAATCGCGATACATAAGACTGGATTCTGCCGCGATAAAAGCTCTCAACATTGAGCCACACGTCGATGCAGGTTCTAATTTACATGGAAATCCTGTTGCTAGCATCTTGACATTGCTAGACAAATGTAGAACCGCACAAGGACACAGACTGATTGCACAGTGGGTTCGACAGCCTCTTAGAGatttatctttgataaaaGAGCGGCATGATGTTGTTGAACTATTGgtaaaaaataacgaattaaGATCTATTCTCAGTGACGATTATTTAAAACGTATACCGGATTTGCAACAGCTGGCGAAGAAATTGGCTAGAAAGAAATCAGCATTGCAAGACTGTTACAAGTGAGTTATGCTGAAAAGTAATCGTCGTGATAGCATTAAAATGTAttgatgtatgtatgtatgtgtgtgtgtgtttttcAGAATCTATTTGTGTATATCGTACTTGCCAAAATTGCTGGAACAACTTTTACCAGAAGCAAATGTGACAGCATTGAAAGCAATGATAATAGATCCATTGAGAGAACTTGTCGAAGATATGGACAAGTTTCAACAGCTGGTGGAGCAAACAATCGATTTAGATGCTGCCGAAAAAGGAGATTTCATGGTTAATCCAGGATTTGCAGAcgattttaaaagtaataatctTGAGTCTTGAGCCATTATAGTAATTTGAaagtcatatttaaaaatgacgaATGTAGAACATTCATtcatattatgaaataaatgtaatgaataattatatgattattttgTGTTATAGCGCTAAAAGATGCGATGGATGAAATGGAAGAAAGGATACAACAATTACTCGGTAAAGCGGCGGATGATCTTTGCTTGGAAGCAGGAAAAACAATAAAGTTGGAATGTAATCAACAGTTGGGCTACTATCTTCGCATTACATTGAAAGAAGAGAAGATACTTcggaataaaaaacattacacCATTTTGGATTCTAATAAAACTGGTGTAAGATTCCGAAACAGCAAATTAAGCGAATTGAATGACGATTTTATATCTGCTAGAAATAAATACTTGGAAAGACAAAAGGATGTTATTGCAGAAATTGTGGGAATTGCAGGTTTGTGATAGTTTTTTTGTCATTGAAAGACAAATTATTCAGTtactgaaatataatattaaaataatattaatttttatgttacttGTACAGCTGGTTATAGCGAAACGGTGCGTGCTATCGGTGGTGTGCTTGCGTGTCTCGATGTTCTCACTGCGTTCGCTTCTGCAGCAATAAGTGCTAATAAAGTGTACGTGCGTCCCGAAATGGTCCCGAGTGAAAAAGGTGAATTGAATCTCATTCAAGTTAGACACCCGTGTTTGGAAATGCAACAAGGAATAGACTATATTGCCAATGATGTCACTTTTAAGCGAGGTATGTGTAACGTCTTGGAAAAAATAATGCAGCTAGAATCTCATCTAAATTTTGTGAATTATTCATATTGTTCTCTTTTAGAAATtcctgaaaatttaataaaatattgatttattccTTATAGATAAATGtcatttttgcattattactGGTCCAAACATGGGAGGTAAAAGTACTTACATTAGATCTGTTGGTGTAACTGCACTGATGGCTCATATCGGCAGTTTTGTTCCTTGTGATAAAGCAACTATATCATTACTGGATTGTATATTGGCTCGAGTGGGAGCGGATGATTCTCAGTTGAAAGGATTGTCGACTTTTATGATGGAAATGATAGAAACTGCAGCTATTTTGAAAGTAATCTATATCGttgattatacaatatatatagaagagaaattatagaataaacatgtaataaattctaatattatatttctgttgCAGACAGCAACGTGTAATTCTCTTGTAATTATTGATGAATTGGGCAGAGGAACATCAACTTACGAGGGTTGTGGCATTGCATGGTCAATAGCAGAGTAAGTAAATGCACTCATTTCTATTGAGTTCTGTTCTGCTCAATGAGTGATCTGTGAAATTTCACaacaatgttatattaataattttctggtGTATTCAGACATTTGGCGAGAGATATTAAATCGTACTGTCTGTTTGCTACACATTTCCATGAGATCACCAAACTAGCCGAAGAAATATCTACTGTAAAAAATCAGCATGTTACCGCTCTTGTCGAAGATAATAAATTGACGTTGCTTTATCAAGTAAAGCCAGGAATTTGCGATCAAAGTTTCGGCCTTCATGTTGCCAAAATGGCTAATTTCCCGCAAAATGTAATAGAGGTGTGTTATTCATTCATATTTACATAACATAATTGATGTATAAAGTTTCTTCACTTTACATcgtattataaatgtttagtTCGCTAAAAGAAAACAAGCAGAACTTGAGGACTATCAAAGTGTAGTTTTTGAAGGATCTGACAATCCCCAGAAGAAGCGAAAGATTATTCAGGTACGTCGATGGTTTGTGAACTGGTATTTTTAACAGtagttaaatataatgttattgtgatatatagtaatttattataatttatcgttaATAACAATCTATATAAACGAATGTTTATATGGGTGcgtgataataatttagaatctTTCAACACTGTTATACAGGAAGCTGAAACACTTATCTCACAATTCCTCATGAAATGTAAAACTTTGGATCAATCTTTATCTGATGCCGATCTGGAAAACCAAATATCGTCATTGAGGGAAGATGTTCTCTCTCATAAAAATCCTTATATCGAAGCATTGCTCACCGCTTCTTCTTAAGATGAAGAGACTCGTATGCCgtgttataaatatgtatttttaaagaaaaaggaCCAAACATATGACAagcagtattatttttatacatatatacatgttaAATAAGCCAAGGTACTGttgataattttcattaaatcagTTTTGTGTAAATGTGCATTACatctatatttatcatatgcattatatttaataattactaatttggctaataaaaaaattaaaaaaaaactatagtggcgaaattattaatttttaagataagtTCGGAGTTTATCGGTTATCCttgaaaaagttttaagaTTGCAGATTGGTTAATATACATaacatacaatttttgtaGGAATTCGAggataaatttgtatatattgtgaggtgattgattttaataaatgtattttacaatatctcAACTGGTTTTAATCTTAAAGCTTTGTACGGATTCTTACATCTGAACGTTATCTTTTAATGTTGCGTCGTTAAAGTAAGATAAGGCATATTCTCATAAATTCTTAAGCAAGAACAATAGGTTGTCTGTTATGATTTACGAATGTTCCATAGTAAAGAGGAGAGCGGGGGAAGGGgtgtatacataatttatattaatatttatgtgtgtTTTAGACAACCCAAAGTTCTtggacattttttttgtaaaatctatGATCGGAACGCAAATTCGAAATTTCCATCGATTGTATGatacttatacatatatttagtCTAATCTTTAGGCTTGTAAAGTATACTACATAGCCTGTTTAGTGGACACTCGAAAACACACAAGCCTGcacatattcaaaataaaaggtattgtttttcagataatatgacattgtaattattgcattCCTGCGACATTTACGGccattttgaacaaaataatttcattactttatgtaataaaagtgAATCTGGTGTTTAGAATAATCactaaaaatcaataaaagatgtttaaaataatcagtTAATATTACTGATACGATATATTTTGATACatgttgaaatatttgcaaacgAAACGAACCCGTTGAAATTTCTGAGAAATCTATTATTGGGCAAGTGCAAAAGTTGTGACGAGTCCTCTGTCAGCTTTCCTTTCCGGTAAGACCCATCCAAACTTTGAACTCACTCGATACAAATATACACAGATTACATATAcactaattatttatacaaggTACTCAAGTATTTCAGTATGCATGTGCTTCTGCAAACTGGATAATTCATACTGTGTATCACATGTACATTGTACTATTcatttttacaagatattggaatttttgtaaaacttttttaaatcatttgtACAACCTcatttcttttcataactTACACAGCGAGTCATGTATACATCTTATACATGTCGTAAGAGATTTAACAAGATACATTTCCAAAATTTCTACGATATAAATCTTTGCATATCGCGTACGTTTCTGATGAAGAACAGTTTTCTTGAAAGGTCCAATTCGTCGCACAGTGCTCCTAATAATGATTGATTATGTGCAAGCAACGAATATCGGTAAAGCCTCCACAAAGCAGGCCATAAAGTGCATttcatatatgtgtgtgtgcgcgtgtgtgtgtatgtgtgtttgtCTGTGtagatacatatatttatcactgaagtattaactttttataataaatagtacgataacattaatatttgttgtatTACACATTGGTTCTTTACTATATATATGCACGCATTCGGACGTGTCGTTAGATATAGTAAGCGTTATCGTTTGTTGAGAATGTTATCGAAAGATCGAAATTTTGCTTGCACTTCTGGCATTTGCGCCAACGTTTCTTCCATCATATTCCTCAACTTCATCAGATCGGGCATTTTATCGCATGATTCGACATTTAATAGctctgtaaaaaattgttcccAAGCAGCCCTTTTAGCGTACCTGTAATACAAAGGACAAAGAAAAGACATggacataaaaaatttctctctcctctctctcgtTCGTCTTCGACTTGTGTTACGTCACAAATTACTCATCAATAAGTTACTGGTGTAACTCTCCTGAATTATAACAATGTATTCACCTGCTACTGTTTACATACCTTGGTAATTTCGAAGTAATAAACCAACGGCCGCCTATGTTGGATACCCTCATATAATTGCCAAACAATAGGCAATGACTGGTCGCCGCTAGACAGTACAGATCGGTTTGGTATGTCCATGGCCTTCCAGTTTGCATCTCGATACAAGTGAAGTCTTCCGTCTTAATAACTTTCGTGAACGTTGTATTTTCTGGCAATAGTTTCATATCTATGCTACATCCAAAGTCTATCAACTGTATAGTTGGCCTTACATCTTGCGTAGGTCTGTCAATGATTACACAAATAACTTAATGTGGGACACAAATGCTTGAAAAGAGGATAAATCTTTTAGTTATTGACCACTATTGATTTACGTGTGTATTCTTACTCTGATTTCATTTACACCACTAATTAGGCAAATCTTTCAtgtttaatgcaaaataatattacaatattatctgACGTAGCGGATGTTGTTCAGAAATAATTGATTCACCTGTTAACTGGGAGGGATGAGTTAACTCACCTTTTGCAAATGCCTCTACAATTGTGCAAAATGTGAAGAAActtgttgcaaaaaatttaaaaattacacttcGTCCTTGATCGAGAAATTGCCCAGTTAagattaacatatttttaactttatatctCGTATGCAAAACTAATAGCGTTAATATTGTAGCACATACAAAACActaattgaaaacaattataattcatGTATATATTAAGTGATCAATAACTGGATCGTTTACGCAATGCAAAGATTACAAGAATGAATTGAAGATTACTAACAGtcgcattaataaaaaattatccgGCTTTATATCTCCATGTATTATTTGGCATTTATGCAAATGCTCGACAATTTGAATCATCTCGATTGTGAAGAAAATAGCTAGAGTCTCCACCAGAGGCTTGCCAGTGGCAATTTTTATCTGATTCGTTACCGCTAATAATGTTCCGAACTTGGAATATTCAGAAACTAGCACACTTCCATTGTTGGCTACGTATGCCATCGTTACATCCATGAAACCACGTAACTGAAAAAGCACGTCAATACGTGTATTAATAtccagaaagaaaaaaaaatcaatttgttaataaacaaGAGATCGTAGATTTAAAGCTGCGTTAATAATGCGCTATTCTTGTATTATACCGTACCATATGTGGATTCGTAAGACGCGTTTTTATCTCTCGTACAATATAATACTCCCAAATGCATGCGGGTCTTTGCGTTTTGAGAGCAACAGTCTCGTGCGTCTGCAGATTGACTGCTTTAAAAACTGTTCCATACATTCCTTTTCCAAGGCACTTTTCCAAATCGTACGCGTCGGTGCCTGCGTAATTATACGTGCAAATATAATAGAgtaaagaaatacaaaaaagcctgtgaatgtataaaaataatgacatgAATCTTAATCGAAATAAGTGGAATACAGACCGAGCGTAATTGTAGAAGGCACAAACTTATTTAGATTGGTatctattcttttatatcCATCTGCATGATGGGATtgtggaaattttattttcttcaataggCCAGTTATTAAGTTCTTGTCAAATGGATTTATATCTTTGGAAGGAAGCTCGAAACACTCCTCCTCTTCTTGTTCCATAAGTTCATTATATTGCTCCTCGCAATCCATAGTGTCGACCTTTGCTGAATTATCTTCCTcattattaagatttaaacTTATAGACTTCCTCAGATCGCAATTATTCTTAATCTCAGATATTATTTGGTCGACATTTCGTTGTACTGTACGCGGACTTTGAGCATGCACAGGCTGGATTTGTGCATGTAGCTTTTGTTCATAAGGTTGATTTACAGACAACATGGATTCGTTTGATTCCTCTTCTATAACTTtagatataattaagataattttcattctttcttcataaaaataaggcgcgacaaaaaatatttaataacttgtaattcgataaaaaaaaagtgtataaagGTATATTATACGTACTTGTATCCACAGATCGTTCTTTAATAGGAGCCATATCTTCTCTTGTTAAACCAAAAGTCAATGCGGTAGTTCTGGTATAATTACTACTGCTGCCTGAACTGCTTGAGATATATTCTCGTGTAGTTTCTAATATTACACTTAATTTATCGCCTTCGGCATTCGGTGCTTCTGCAACTCTGTTCAACGTAAGCAAAGCTTAAATTAAATGCTTCAacattataaagttattataaagTCAAAAACAAATAGATACATACGGTTGAGCCGCAATATCTTGATGGTTCGAAAATTGCGGATCATCTTTCAGTCTGTACGATTTGAAATGATTAGTCATCGGCGTGGAACTTGGTAACTGCATGCTAAAGACTTCTGTGAAACATGTCTCGTTAGCGGTCGAGAGAGGAGTTATGCCCAAACTttcatcaatatataaattattttcgtcCGGTTTGGGTACCATATTTTCTTCAAGCGGACCGTTATAATCTACAACGATAGCGTTCTCTTTGTCTTCTGCGctttcgagatatttcatGTCTTTACGATTCATTCCAGGTGACTTGATGTACGGTAGCTCGGGCGGCATTCTGTACGGTTTACTCGTTTCAATGTCAGAGTCGTTGTACGGTGAGAAGTGTAATTGCTTTTGCGATTCTACATTCTGTTGTAACATAGGAGCTTCCATTGACGGGTACTGTTGATATCCAATCTCGTTGGGTAATATGTTGCCGTAAACAGAATGTTGCATATGTTGCATATGTTGATGCATATGCGGCTGAGAGTGCAAAATATGTTGATTGTGCGGAGATTGATGATGAACATGTTGATGGTGCGGCTGGTGATGAGGTTGATGATGTGGCTGATGTTGTGGCTGATGTTGCGGTTGATGATGCGGCTGATGATGCGGTTGATGAAGCGGCTGATGTTGCGATTGATGTTGCGGTTGATGTTGCGGCTGATGTTGCGGCTGATGTTGCGACTGATGTTGCGGCTGATGTTGCGGCTGATGTTGCGGCTGATGTTGCGGCTGATGATGCGGCTGATGATGTGGCATTTGACTGTGAGGCGATTGTAAATGCTGCGGATGAGGAAGAGTTTGATGATGCGGAGTATGCATTTGCTGATGGGATGGTATCAACTGTTGATGATGTTGGGGATGCTGTCGAGGATGTGCCTGCTGCACTTGGTGATCATGATGTTGCTGTAacggaaaattattattgtgttagattatcttctttatattaaatcgaAATAAAAGATGCGAATATTTTCTATACCTGCATCTGATAGTGATAACTGTTTTGTAAATCGTGATTTCCGTATGTGTGCTGTTCCTGACCGGAACGGTCCATATAACCATGATGCGGTGCATGATAACTGTGATGATTTTCTTGATCGTTATACATCTGCACGTTGTACCCTTGATGATGCTTATTGCTAGACATCGCATGTTGAGTCATAGAGCTGTCCATGTGTATATCAAACGATAACTTATTTCTCGCATCCATCATTCTGGGTGGTACCGGAGGACTGCGAAAGCGCGAAGTTGTATCGGGAGATTGCCACAAACCTTGTACAACCGAAATAGCTTCTTTCGTATTTACGGTAAGACTCTGTCCTAGTAAATGTTCCTCAGTATTAGCCAAAGGCGAAGTGTGATGCTGGTGCATAAAACTTGACGACTGTAATTTTCGTTGCGTATTCAATTCTGCTTCTATTCGTTGCGCTTCAAATCTCTCCGCCTGGAGTCTTTCGGCCTGAAGTCTCTCGGCCTGGAGTCTTTCGCCTTCGAGTCTCTCAGCCTCGAGTCTCTCCGCCTCGAGTCTCTCCGCCTGGAGTCTTTCCGCCTGGAGTCTCTCCGCCTCGAGTCTCTCCGCCTGGAGTCTTTCCGCCTGGAGTCTTTCCGCCTGAAGTCTTTCCGCCTGGAGTCTTTCAGCTTGGAGTCTCTCAGCCTGAAGTCTTTCGGCCTCGAGTCTCTCAGCCTCGAGTCTTTCGGCCTGCAGCCTTTCGGCCTCAAGCCTTTCGGCTTGGAGTCTCTCAGCCTCGAGTCTCTCAGCTTCGATTCTCTTAGCCTCTATTCTCTCTACCTCTAATCTTTCCAGTTCTCTTTGTTCAATTTCCTGTCGTTGGGTCTCCAAAATTTGATCGGCCTTGTACTGGTGCCTCTGTAGTTGCTGTTCAGCCTCGAGTCTCTGTCTACTAATCTCCACTCTTCTTTGCTGATCCATTTTCTGCTCTTCTATTTCTTGTAAATGATACATGTTTTCGTAACTGCTGAGCTGTGATTGTGATTCTCTGTCGGTTTCGCGTAAGCAAACCATCGACATTTCATGCTTATCTTCGAGAAGTTGCGTTCTCCTgtgtaaaacatatttatgatTACCATGTGTGACAgttgtgtataaaaatgtactaaatgtgtataaaaacaatatgtaaatatatatatcgaaattaatgataatgctACCATCTGTTATGCAGAGTACAAAAGATAGTTTTCTTATTATCTTTGCATAATACATACCTCTTCAAATAAAGTTGTGCTTT
The window above is part of the Linepithema humile isolate Giens D197 chromosome 8, Lhum_UNIL_v1.0, whole genome shotgun sequence genome. Proteins encoded here:
- the LOC105673740 gene encoding uncharacterized protein isoform X1, yielding MDPASVIALCKENIQPLRYGRNATQLGTALRAQEDADAQQLLLQEKQMYEDAIKNYEGEDPLENWYEYILWVEQSYPKSGHESHIGKLLQQCLAIFEKETKYHQDRRYIRLWINYISMQKNPLELYQLLQNNGIGTTVADMYRAWAFELEQIEDYKRADEVYLIGLSVRAEPYEELNHAHQNFQLAVARKTLGRIEERNDVSLFEQRQAFSSLRAIRSGKRVGSVRTGHRVREYYPGTVPQVSASMQITKPNSKIQIYQDDMAGEMKGSSILDHVPIEDTVHKENTIKPGPWNNAHKRGPLIASTIKAGFKVHEDQDDGSDMEKIKLFPNHVSFCDGSRCHDSLRIPVYVADPINSNIVQKPHYPKELVYAENADLSMEEMKAQLYLKRRTQLLEDKHEMSMVCLRETDRESQSQLSSYENMYHLQEIEEQKMDQQRRVEISRQRLEAEQQLQRHQYKADQILETQRQEIEQRELERLEVERIEAKRIEAERLEAERLQAERLEAERLQAERLEAERLEAERLQAERLQAERLQAERLQAERLQAERLQAERLEAERLQAERLQAERLEAERLEAERLEGERLQAERLQAERLQAERFEAQRIEAELNTQRKLQSSSFMHQHHTSPLANTEEHLLGQSLTVNTKEAISVVQGLWQSPDTTSRFRSPPVPPRMMDARNKLSFDIHMDSSMTQHAMSSNKHHQGYNVQMYNDQENHHSYHAPHHGYMDRSGQEQHTYGNHDLQNSYHYQMQQHHDHQVQQAHPRQHPQHHQQLIPSHQQMHTPHHQTLPHPQHLQSPHSQMPHHQPHHQPQHQPQHQPQHQPQHQSQHQPQHQPQHQPQHQSQHQPLHQPHHQPHHQPQHQPQHQPHHQPHHQPHHQHVHHQSPHNQHILHSQPHMHQHMQHMQHSVYGNILPNEIGYQQYPSMEAPMLQQNVESQKQLHFSPYNDSDIETSKPYRMPPELPYIKSPGMNRKDMKYLESAEDKENAIVVDYNGPLEENMVPKPDENNLYIDESLGITPLSTANETCFTEVFSMQLPSSTPMTNHFKSYRLKDDPQFSNHQDIAAQPVAEAPNAEGDKLSVILETTREYISSSSGSSSNYTRTTALTFGLTREDMAPIKERSVDTIIEEESNESMLSVNQPYEQKLHAQIQPVHAQSPRTVQRNVDQIISEIKNNCDLRKSISLNLNNEEDNSAKVDTMDCEEQYNELMEQEEEECFELPSKDINPFDKNLITGLLKKIKFPQSHHADGYKRIDTNLNKFVPSTITLGTDAYDLEKCLGKGMYGTVFKAVNLQTHETVALKTQRPACIWEYYIVREIKTRLTNPHMLRGFMDVTMAYVANNGSVLVSEYSKFGTLLAVTNQIKIATGKPLVETLAIFFTIEMIQIVEHLHKCQIIHGDIKPDNFLLMRLPTQDVRPTIQLIDFGCSIDMKLLPENTTFTKVIKTEDFTCIEMQTGRPWTYQTDLYCLAATSHCLLFGNYMRVSNIGGRWFITSKLPRYAKRAAWEQFFTELLNVESCDKMPDLMKLRNMMEETLAQMPEVQAKFRSFDNILNKR